In Lolium rigidum isolate FL_2022 chromosome 7, APGP_CSIRO_Lrig_0.1, whole genome shotgun sequence, the DNA window gggggcgatgccgatccaagtgatcggccccaaggatctatggaggaacgttacaaaaccttcatcgagcaagcaacatggaggccgattccagcaatcggccaaaattatccttacCATACATTTTGCCTAGGTTCAATGACGATCTaaggggcaatgggtttacgtcggctgatgagctggaagaagtccacacgggttctaacagagccgacgttcacatagagtgccttggctaatcacagagccgatttcagcagttacctggcagaatcggctcggggggcacctaatcagatgaacgtgTGCGACACatctgcagtgaaacattgggggccgatgaaaatcggcccgtaaaaaaaaatttaacaaaCCGATGCATTGCGTGTTCAGGGCACAGGGCGATGCTGTCAGAGGAGTAAGACTCtacatatcggctttcaacggaaggaaagtaatcggctctggctggctctgcatggtagttttctcagacatgatcgagactcggggggcagctggcctggtggatgctctgtctttgaaagccgattgggtggccatcggctagtcctgcgtcgcgattttcgtcaagggtggtgatccagcagaactcgaactcattggtcgaaaagatggaagatagatcatgagggcttgatgcgctgacgtcGGCTTATTGAGATTTGACCAAGttcgcgatcaccccgtggtcgaggggatgaagaagcaaactgtttagaacggttaaataaaaggggatatgagggagattcaatgccacagcagtttccgaggaagtggtgcccaacagaaaaatttcgcaggccacgcggagaagtggaaggggcaaggcatcatgatgaaggattctgcggcggtttacgCTCCGCCAAgaaatgacccgacgaaagaaaagcgtaatgattttggaaatgtcatttccaaaaccgaggggcatgtgttatcaccagaatttgaccggatcgagaggtgggccgcgattggagatgggcttgaagaatatacatagaagaaatacatgaatcggccttgtgtaccaagtttgggctaattgcccgtgtatctgtaccatagtaggatacgtgtcggttaggagttagagttttacccgtgcacggttaggtgcacgcctcgaattagaaagtcccccggactataaatatgtatctagggtttatgaaataaacaacaaccaacgttcaacacaaaccaatctcggcgcatcgccaactccccgtctcgagggtttcttccgggtaagcaccatgctgcctagatcgcatcttgcgatctaggcagcacacgcgtttattcgtctcccatgcgttgctcgtactgaagcctttttgatggcgagcaacgtagttatcataggtgtttttagggttagcattgttcttcgtatcatatgctatcgtcgtgcaacccttaggcatctagccgcccttacgcctgtcacgggtgtaagggcggcaccccgcttgatcattatttagtagatccgatccgtcatgattgctccttgttcttcaaggattagtttaatatctgcattgttaggccttacaaagggttggaggatccagcggcgcgtagggtgtcgtttgctagccctagacaggatgttccggggatcaacctcgtgttggtttttaggccctgtctaggatcggcttacgatcaccgtgcgcgagcgcgaggcccaatcacgagtaggatgttccgattgtgcggtgaaaaccccaaatcgtagtaggtcgctttagctttatcttgatcaagcaggaccaccatccgatcgtacacctcgtacgtatcatgggtggatcggctctttgagccgattcacaggacaacccgagagccgatcgaggctcgtatttaacgtttacgtgtatgccatgcaggaaactaagcgaggcatcatccaacaccttcccgaccaggtataggtcaggtggcacgcccttgcgacagcatcggacgtgtgaccagaaggctttgcgggccgtcgctcggagggaccagggccagccgcagtcctgggagattcccggctctacggtgttgcccgtcgctgcccgccggtgggtttctgaccgcaacaataacTCGATCGTatattcggagagagctcaaacctttgcatccttgcaccatctttcttggtttttatttgtatcttatccatgtgatggtttagagcttgtgcttattctaatGACAAGCTTTATttcatcgagaatggtttttgcacgggcaacttgttgcattttcgaggttggaggttttaccggtatgtttttttagataggtcaaacctttcatcatttatttctatcctaccttactggagtatgatggttccctgcatgatcttgtagagcttgttactagcttcgaaacgagcccaagatcatcaaaatcggaatcCGGATGCTCAAATTATGGTCTTTCTCGTTTTACTGTTTCTGCTAGTTTTTCTCCAGGCCGGAATTTTCGGCCcccgaaaaatggctaaggacctacGAAAATGAGCCCTGGATCCCCccaccccctcccccctccccccccccggaAATTTGGCCGGAAATTTCACTTTCTAGGCCGTAAATTCCGGCCTATTAtgccccaacggctcgatttttctggggggtataaatacccccttcttcctccttgggttaCAGCTTctcccactctctctcctccattgttgatcttgagaaggttcccctatctctctatccctccatgattcttgcccccttttGTGGGAAaatagagaggagatctagatccacactttgaccaaaccatatcatctctttctgagtgaatctttgggatctagatcttgtagAATTGTGTGTTcttctctttgttcttcctctcttattcccccaatagcttatgtagctttgttggaatttgagagagaaggacttgagcatctttgtggtgttcttgccattgcatttgttgcataggtttgagttctccacggtgattcgtggaagtgaaagcaagaaggttgttactcttgggttcttggaaccctagacggattctaggcctttgtggtgatttcttgggagcctccaattgagttgtggatgcgtgccccaagctttgtgtaaggcccggtttccacctcgaaggaaatcccttagtggaaccgtgacctaggcctttgtggcgagggtcaccggagaataaggtgaggcgccttcgtggcgctcggtgtgtggtgtgagtaccgcatcttggggtgaggcctttgtggcgttggtgtgcatcgagcaaccacacctcaaggtgaggcctcttgtggcattcgggagcactaagccactgcacctctccaacggagattagcactcgcaagagtgtgaacttcgggataaatcatcgtctcccgcgtgcctcggttatctctatacccgagctctttacttatgcactttactttgtgatagccatcgtgcttgaagttatatatcttgctatcacctagttgtttatattgcttagcataagttgttggtgcacataggtgaaccatagtatataggattcgagcttgacaaagtaaacgctagttttattccgtatttgttaagcccatctcgtaaaagttttaaaccgcatattcacccccctttaggcgacatccgtgtcctttcagtccTCCATATGCCATGTTGGCTACCATATTGACCTGGGTTTCCTTCAAGTTCATCCATGGGCTCCCTTGTTGATTTCCTACGCTGAGTTAGCTCTTATTCTCCTAGAAGGCGTGCGTCCTGGTTTGCGTGGCCGCCCTCGAGCCATGCCTACATGAGGATAACAATGTTTTTCACCAGATGGAGGCTATCTTTGTTGCTTGGGCAAAGACATAGGGGCTTCTTGGGGTAGGTGTTGGAGCTTCCACAAAAGCTTTTTGGCACAGTTCATAATGTTCCTGAAACGGCGATGCTCCCGAGCGTCGTTTACCTTCCTATAGGCGTTGCCATGAAGCTCCCTACTTCTTTGATCCTAAAGGTGTGTCTTCTCGATAGTGCGGTATGATGGTGGTCTAGGTGTTAGTGGTCTTATGGGAGCTTGGCTGTTTGTGAGGTGCTGATATGATATGATACACTTCTTTGGTGAGGTGTTTAGGCGCTTGAAGATGTCCAGCGGAAGAATTGTACTTTTATAGTTTTTGTCTTATCGGTCTTTAGCTAACCACATTTTTTGTTTAACTTTCAAGATTGCTTGTACTCCtgaccggttgatggctttgttagttCAAAGTCGAGCTTCAGTCTAAAAatggtttattttatattttcaaaAGGGTAATAACTAAATAATATCATGGGGCTATTGTAGGGGTCGTGCCTTCGTCCGGTTGGCCATCTCCTTCGTTGTTTGTTCTCACTTCAACGTGAGATCAAGAACATACAACTATCGCAACATGAAAACTACCAAAGTTCAATACTTCTTTTTTAGTTTGCAATATTGTCACCACATTAAATCATCAAAGCCTTTCAAAAACATCAGTGCACAAAAAACTACATGTGCAACAAATCCACATTGATCATAACAAATAGTTCAGAAAAAAACGTCGCAATATGCAACATAGCCAACAACTGTACCAGATGCAAATAACATTTGCAACATGAACACCAAACAATATTTGCAACAAAAATTCAAAGTCAATGCATATTGCAGCATGTTGCTGCACAATTGttttcatcaaagaaaacaaaatTCTTGCAGCGTGTCGAAAAAATGTGTGCAACATGAGAATCCCCAATTCACCACATTGTTTATAGAGCATGCCTTTGCTGCCTTGGGTTCGTCATCAATGAGTATGCCTTGTCGAAGCCTTGATATGTATAggcggaagtgtagatcacccgtaGGAGAGAAGAAGTTACTCGGCCCGGATCTTTTCTATAAGGCTAATGAGAGGTAGATATGATTTGGAAACACTAGTAGGCCAGGAAATCAAAAGGTAGAGACGCAAAGATTTCTTGTGTCAACTTCTCCATCAACGTGTATTATCAAATCTAGTTACTCCGGGCTTATTCTCCCCGCCCTCTCCATCTTCCTAGAGCTCTGTGGCCCATAGGACTTGGTGGAGACCtcatatgtcttgaagatgagggaGGAGTGTATTTAGAGGAGCAGAGGAGGTGGAAATGACCTTGTGCTGAACAAGCGACACAAGAACTTTTGGACCGAGGAGAATAATTTCCAAACTTGAACTCTGAAAAAACATTATGTTGAGCGAGTGGACCAATGAGAATAATTTCCAAACTTACCTGCACCATTTTCTGCACTTCCATTTCTAGTAAGTACGTCGGTTGATCCAGATGTGGTATTTTTTTGGTGAAAAAACATTTCTAACAAGTGATAAACAACAATAAAACGAATGTGAGTATGGAGAggggatttggtgcacatgggcacccgtgctccatgcactttcagatttttgataatttcaaaacctcaCATTTCTATGTCTCCAAAAAATATGCCGTTAAATATACTTTTTTAGTGCTGTTGTACTACCATTTTACTGTCAGAAATTTGCCTTTTTTATATGTCCCAAAATACAACGTATTTTTTAACGGGACTTGTTTGCATACATCCGTACTGTATATGTTtatctatatatttaacaccATGATTTGCAGAGACATAGAAGTGTGAGGTTTTAGAAGttttaaaaatctgaaagtgcatggagcactGTGTTCATGTGTCAAAGACCCTTTGCGGATGGTTTGTTCAAGAAAACACTTTTGAGAATTGTAGTAGCGTGGGAAGTGCTACTACATCTATTGTGCACCTACCACCATCCTCACTCCGGTCGGTGCCTCGAGCGTGTCCAACCTAATCAAGAAACCGGGGCACAATGTCCACACGAGCACCTCAAAACTCACCGACACACGGGCTCCACAAACCCCTGGCCCACCTGTCACCCTGCCAACACCTCTGGATATTCCACGGCAGACCCACGTGTACCCCAGCACGAAACGACCAAACAGCAAAACGAAACCACAACTCCTCATTTGACTCATCGCAAAATTATCCTCCTCCACCTTTTTCTCGTAGCTCCGACTCCGGTGACCCCAAATCTCCACCCGATTCCACGCGCCCTCCGATGGTCcggcgccccgccgccgccgtccacccGTAAACCGGCCGGCCAGCCGCAGCCCGCCCGGCCTTGGGCTCCTCCGATTCCGGCCGAGCGGCCTCCCGCATTTTTTTAATCCCGACGCCCACTTTCGGCCTGCGCGCGTGGTCTCTGTCGTGCTGCATCTGCCCCCGGCGGATGGATCGGGGCCAGCAGGGCGTGAGCCTGCAGCGGTTCGACCAGCCCCGGATGCAGTACcagcacggcggcggccggggccgcGGCCGCATGCCGCACTTCGCGCgaggcggcggcttcggccgcggcggccgcgggcggaagcagttctaccagccgccgccgccgcccatttcGCCGGGCATGCCGCCGCAGCACAGGTACGAGGTGCTCATGGAGGCCGGCCGCCTCGCCGCCGAGTACCTGGTGGCGAAAGGCGTGCTCCCGCCCGCGTCCCTGCAGCGCGGCGGTAGCGCCGGATGGAGCCAGATGCCGCCTCCATTGCAGGACGCCCCTGCGTTCTACGACTCCCGCCGGAACGGCCGCCAGCGGCTCGACGACGAGTACAGCGATCCTAACCCCCGCTCGCGGCGGAACAATGGTAGCGATTACAACAGCGGTAACTACAAtgggagggggaagaggaagtttGGTGCTTACAATAGGAATTCAGACTGGGGCCAGGATAGAGAGAGGAGTAGTAGGGGTTACTTGGATAGCCGGAattacgacgacggcgacgatgaggaggatTCGGCTCCTGGGTATAGGAGGGAGCGGCGCGGGAGTGGGGTGGTTGATGACATTGGGAGTAGCTTGTCCGGGGTGGCTGGGGAGGGACCTGCTTCAAAGGTGGAGGCTGTGGGAGAGTCGGAGTTGGAGGATACTGGGTCGAAGGTGATCCCTAACAGCAATGGCATGACAAGTGTTGATGCCCTGCAGGATGAGAATGATTCTAACAAGATGCAGGAGGATAGTAAGGTGTCCAGTTCAGTGGTCTTGGAGCAAGGGGCGAACGGGGAGAGTATTCTTAATCACTCTTCTCCTAGTGTTGATGAGGAGGGAGAGATAAAGCATTCGCCCTTGCGCTCAGATGACAAGGTTTCGCCTGACAAGCCTGATGGTAGTACTAGTATTATGGACGAGAGGGCTGAATGTGACAAGGCTTCGGATGAGAAGGCTGAAGATAAGGCTTCTGACGAGAAGGTATCAACCGTTCAGAATGATCTCAATGATGATTGCCAGAATTTGCTTAGCCAGTGTAGTTTTGCAAGAGCCCCAACAAGACCACGATCAGTACTTGCGCATAGGAATGGAGCACCGGCCCGTAGAGATGCTGCATTGGCCGAACAGGTAGATCTGGCTCCTCCGACGCTGATTGATGAAGTAGCAAGTGGCAGCTCCTTGACTGACGTTCAGGGAGGCAATAAAGATGGCCTTGTTTGCCTGGAAGATACTGAGCCAAGCATTGCTTGCAATCAAATGGTGGAACAAGCGACTCTCCAAGAAAAAGAAACACAAGATATGAGAGAAAATAATAATACTGCACAACATTACGCAGTTCAGGA includes these proteins:
- the LOC124674722 gene encoding uncharacterized protein At4g26450-like, whose amino-acid sequence is MQYQHGGGRGRGRMPHFARGGGFGRGGRGRKQFYQPPPPPISPGMPPQHRYEVLMEAGRLAAEYLVAKGVLPPASLQRGGSAGWSQMPPPLQDAPAFYDSRRNGRQRLDDEYSDPNPRSRRNNGSDYNSGNYNGRGKRKFGAYNRNSDWGQDRERSSRGYLDSRNYDDGDDEEDSAPGYRRERRGSGVVDDIGSSLSGVAGEGPASKVEAVGESELEDTGSKVIPNSNGMTSVDALQDENDSNKMQEDSKVSSSVVLEQGANGESILNHSSPSVDEEGEIKHSPLRSDDKVSPDKPDGSTSIMDERAECDKASDEKAEDKASDEKVSTVQNDLNDDCQNLLSQCSFARAPTRPRSVLAHRNGAPARRDAALAEQVDLAPPTLIDEVASGSSLTDVQGGNKDGLVCLEDTEPSIACNQMVEQATLQEKETQDMRENNNTAQHYAVQEAKEQDGLCPTLTSHQDCLKLQIREGVEIYNIDTPPQDEDLTDSADKGKTVCVELLPNIGAEAVVKMEEEKLGQSSSFKIRDLNLIGSPENAEIRHDLGFGQCSTNVSSVETRNQQHLDFVASMDNATNTDMYSHIPLDDKVVIDIEDDSPIEPSACDTTRAESGIVYSSIDTMMQPAVNTNIFPGLQDDYNLAIPDFLGADMPCYPPIQTDVHAEMGLNESEVITVMDDPIYGSLTDIGFMEVWDQQPPDYAKFF